In the genome of Osmerus mordax isolate fOsmMor3 chromosome 15, fOsmMor3.pri, whole genome shotgun sequence, one region contains:
- the LOC136957566 gene encoding carbonic anhydrase 1 has translation MSHAWGYAPSNGPDKWADNFPIANGPRQSPIDILPGEAKYDAALKPLKLKYDPSTSIDILNNGHSFQVTFADDNDSSTLTEGPISGTYRLKQFHFHWGASDDRGSEHTVSGTKYASELHLVHWNTKYPSFGDAASKPDGLAVVGVFLKVGDENAQLQKVLDAFDAIQAKGKQTAFANFDPTTLLPGSLDYWTYDGSLTTPPLLESVTWIVCKEPISVSPAQMGKFRSLLFSAEGEAACCMVDNYRPPQPLKGRAVRASFK, from the exons ATGTCTCACGCATGGGGATACGCACCGAGCAACG GACCCGACAAATGGGCTGATAACTTCCCTATTGCCAACGGACCCCGCCAGTCTCCCATAGACATCCTACCTGGTGAAGCAAAATATGATGCTGCCCTGAAGCCGCTCAAATTGAAGTACGACCCTTCCACCTCTATTGACATTCTCAACAACGGACATTCATTCCAAGTGACCTTCGCCGATGACAACGACAGCTCAA CTCTGACTGAGGGGCCCATCTCAGGCACCTACAGGCTGAAGCAGTTCCACTTCCACTGGGGTGCGTCCGACGACAGAGGCTCCGAGCACACAGTGTCTGGGACCAAGTACGCATCAGAG CTCCATCTAGTGCACTGGAACACCAAGTATCCCAGCTTTGGTGATGCTGCTAGCAAGCCTGATGGCCTGGCTGTTGTAGGTGTCTTCCTAAAG GTTGGAGATGAGAATGCCCAGCTTCAGAAAGTTCTGGATGCATTTGATGCCATCCAGGCCAAG GGCAAACAGACCGCCTTCGCCAACTTTGACCCCACAACCCTGCTCCCTGGCTCACTAGACTATTGGACCTATGACGGCTCCTTGACCACACCCCCTCTGCTGGAGAGCGTTACCTGGATCGTCTGTAAGGAGCCAATCAGCGTCAGCCCCGCCCAG ATGGGCAAATTCCGTAGCCTGCTCTTCTCGGCGGAAGGAGAGGCGGCCTGCTGCATGGTGGACAACTaccgcccccctcagcccctcaaGGGCCGCGCCGTGCGTGCGTccttcaaataa
- the rbis gene encoding ribosomal biogenesis factor: MAKNKQKGKKTKNVFQVANKQTKHKNKAKPVTTTLKHINAVKNEKVESLNQIFTEVQRDVKSVSKCTAKVPTKPTQVVRKAPRESVNVDGAAQLFSQL; the protein is encoded by the exons ATGGCCAAGAATAAACAAAAAGGTAAAAAAACGAAGAATGTCTTCCAGGTGGCAAACAAACAGacgaaacacaaaaacaaagcaaAACCTGTCACCACTACCCTTAAACAT ATCAATGCTGTGAAAAATGAAAAGGTGGAGAGCCTCAATCAGATATTCACAGAGGTACAGAGGGATGTCAAAAGTGTATCAAAATGTACTGCCAAGGTGCCCACAAAGCCAACACAG GTGGTCCGGAAGGCTCCACGGGAATCTGTAAATGTGGACGGTGCCGCTCAACTGTTCTCTCAGCTGTAG